The Methanobacterium sp. genomic interval CTTCCTTAGATTTTTGAAGCATTGGATTAGTTTTTTTCTCGTATCCTATCGTTGTAAATTCACTTTCTCGGATATCTTTTCCACATACAGAGCCGGATCCATGGGCTGGAAATACAAGAACATGATCTCCTAGGGGGATGATTTTTTTATGTAAGCTATCATAGAGTTTCCCTGCCATTTCTTCTCTTACATCATCTCCATAAATATCTGTTCGGCCAACTTCGCCTGCAAAAAGGGTGTCCCCTGTAAAAATAATATATGCATCATCTGAAACTGCTTTATCTTTTAATAAGAGGGATATGCTTTCACGGGTATGTCCTGGAGTTTCAATAATTTCCAGTTCAATATCACCTATCTGGAATTTGTTTCCCTCTTCTACAATGTTCCCATAATTAAAATCTAAATTTTTACTATGATATATTGGGGCCCCTACTCTTTTTGAAAGCTCCATTGAGCCTATAACATAATCTTCGTTACAGTGAGTTTCAAATATGTGGGTTATTTGCATTTCATGCTTTTTAGAGTAATTTATATAGGAATCACAATCCCTTCTTGGATCAATTACTGCAGCTTCCCCTTTTGATCCTATAAAATATGATTTATGGGCTAATCCTTCGCTTTTAATTATCTCAAGTATCATCATATCCACCATTTGCTTATTTAAAGCAATTAATGAAATATTTATTTAATCCCTGCTTTAATGGGGGCAATTCTATTATTATTTTATAATAAAAAACATATATAATTTGTGAATAATATGGGCTAGAGTGACAAAAATAGTTTAAATCTCCTGCAAATATGCCCTAAATGATATAATAGTTTAAGAATGGTTTTACACTTAAAAAATAGGAATTTTAAAGTAATTATTTTTTATTAGAGTTAATGAGTGAAATCACAACTTTAAGGAATAATTCACGCTTTTTATCAGCTGATAATCCATCATATACATCTAAAAGTTTATTTGCTTCAAAAAGATGGTTTTCTATCACATTTTCAATTAAAAACTGTTCTGGTTCTTTATCATCTTCATTTGGCTGCACTTTAGAGAAAAAGCATCCGCCCATGCTCATTTTGTACTCATCAACAATTGAATTAACATCAATATCTTCTTTTTTCAAATAATCACCATTTTTTAAACATACAAAATTAGATTTATACAACTAAATATATATTTCTTTAATAACAAATAATAGATGGATAAGAAAATAAAGGAAATATATCTTTTTTAATAATAAAAATATTACTATATCGTTTTAATATTAAAATTCCGGATATATAAACCCATCAGTGATTAAAATGGAGAATATTATAGAAACTTATGATATTACAAAAAAATTCGATGATTTTACAGCGGTTGAATCTGTAAATTTAGAAGTTGAAAGAAACAGTGTATATGGTGTTTTAGGGCCGAATGGGGCGGGAAAAACCACACTTATTTCAATGCTTTGTACAATTCTTCATCCAACTTCAGGTACAGCTTCTGTAAACGGATATGATATAGTAAAACATCCTAAAGAGGTTAGGGGTTCAATAGGCATTGTTTTCCAGTCAAGAGCATTAGATGACATACTAACAGGTAGGGAGCATCTTGAAATGCACGCTGCTCTTTACGGAGTGCCTCATGATGTTAGATCAAAACGAATCGATGAAATACTGGAATTAATTGACCTTGGAGAAAAAGCAGACGAATATACAAAAACATACTCCGGGGGAATGAAAAGAAGGCTTGAGATCGGAAGAGGCTTAATTCACTATCCAAAGGTCCTCTTTTTAGATGAACCAACATTAGGTCTTGATCCACAAACAAGGGAAAAAATATGGGAATACATTGAAGATTTAAATAAAAGAGAGGATGTAACCGTTCTTTTAACCACCCATTACATGGATGAGGCAGATAAACTCTGCGATAAAATCGCTATTTTTAATCAGGGCAAAATTGTTACCACTGATTCTCCGAAAAACCTCAAAAGACAACTAAAAGCTGATACCATCACTCTAACAGTTGATGATATGGATAAATTCTGCAGGAAAGCAGAAGATCTCGATTTTATTAAGGATATATTCGTAGTTGACAATGAAATCAAATTGATGGTTGAAAGGGGAGAAAATCTCATTACTAAGGTGGTGGATTTTGCAGGAGAAAATGGAATAGAAGTTAAATCCGTGGAACTGGACCATCCCAACCTGGAAGATGTTTTCATCAAATACACAGGATCCTCTATGAAAGGAGGGATGTAAATGGCGGAATTAGAGGGAATATATACAATTTGGCTTCGTGAAACCAAAAGATACATACGCTACAAATCCAGAATTGTAACCTCTGTTGTAACACCCCTTTTATGGCTGATCATATTTGGAACAGGTTTGGGAGCAGCTGTAAGGTTCGGGGGAATGCATGGAGGCTACCAGCAGTTTATATTTCCCGGAATAATAGGACAGACCATCCTGTTTACATCTGTCTTTTCAGGAGTATCTGTAATCATTGATCGTCAATATGGATTCTTAAAAGAAATACTTGTAGCACCAATTATGCGTTCATCGGTTGTAATGGGGAAAGCCCTCGGTATAAGCACAGCATCCCTGATTCAGGGAGTTATACTGCTTTTATTATCATTTATCGTCGGAATCCAGATGACCATACCCTGCTTCCTGCTTAGCACAGTAATTATAGTCCTAACATCCCTAGGATTGGCAGGTTTGGGTTTGATGATAGCATCATTTACAGACAGTATGGAGGGATTCAACCTTATTTTAAGTTTCATCGTCTTGCCGATGTTCCTTTTAAGCGGCGCGCTTTTCCCAATAACAGGACTTCCAGAGTGGCTTCAATTTGCAGTTTATTTAAATCCACTGACCTATGGGGTTGATGCTCTGAGGTTCACAATCCTTAAAAGCTCTGTACTGCCATTATATATTAATTTTATTGTCTTAATTGGGTTTTCTGCAGCTACAGTTCTTACATCAGCGTATCTATTCAGTAAAAGGGAACAGGGATTGATGTAAATCACCCCTTCTCTTTATCTTCTTTTAATAACCCCATTTCATTTAATAAAATTTCTTTCATCTTTTTAAGATCATTATCCCCAAATTCTTTAGCAACTGGAGACTCATAGCTTTCTGTGGAGATTTCCACTTTTTCTATATAAATTTCCCTTAAATGCCTGAGATGGTAATTAAGTTCTCTTTGAAGGTGATTTTCATCTTTTCTCTCATGATCTTCCTTTAGGGTGTTCATTATTAATAATAAATCATTATTTGACGGATTAAAATGTTTTTCAGATTCATAATCCCTACTTTGACTATTTTCTCCATCGTTCATATATTCTTCAATTGTATTTTGATATTTAAGTGGATTACCCCATTGACAGGTACTGAACTCTACCATATCTTCTTTATTTTCTATTTTGTAGGAAACATTGCATTTACAGATTAAATAGGCATAAGCACACATTTTAACACTTTAATATAGTATATGCTCTGATAATAAGGATAATTTTCATAAAATTAATGGATTTTATAAAAAATGTTAAAACTTAAATTAATTACTCCTGGAAAACAACCTGTTAATAAGACTTTTTTCTATTTTTACTGCTTTTTCTGGGCACATCTCCATGCAGCACATACATTTTATGCATTCATCATAGTTAAATTCAGGTATATTAGCTCTGGCTTTTAAAGCTCCAACAGGACAGCTTTTAGCGCAGGTTTTACAGTTAGTGCAGGTATCAGAGTTAATTGAAGGTCTTGCCCAGTAAAATTTCATCAAACCTCTGGCTATAAATGAGGGCAGTAAATTTAATGATGAAGCTAGATTAGGAGGCCATTTAAAATCAGTTCTAACTTCTGGATGATATCCAAGAATCTCTATTTTGTTTATATCAGCCTCACCTATTCCTTTTTCATATGCTATTTTAGTTGTGGGTACTTTCAGTGGATCTTTTCCTAAAATGTAGGTTATATAACTGTCAAGAGCCACACCATCATCTGATGCTAAAACCATGTTAAGTTCTTTGGGATTTCCGGCTGATGGGCCAGATCCATCCATTGCAATCACACCATCCACTATGTTAAGACCTGGCTTTGATAGAGAGAATATATCAACCACCAGTCCCGCAAAATCAGCAGGTATTGGGGATTCTTTATGGTATTCAATCTTTTTAAGCCCTGGAACCGTCCCGTACATGTTTTTAACTGCACAGGTAAACATAGTAAGGGAGTGGGTCTTTATTTTAGGGACGTTTATTACAAAATCAGCATCCAGAACAGGCTTTGCAATGTAATAATGGTTGCCATTCAGTATCTTTCTATAGACTCCGGCGGATTCAAAATTAACTATTTCAGTATCTAAGCGGCTGCAGACTTCAAGTATCCCTGAAGTTTCCCAGTATCTTTTTAAATCATCCACAGGCCATCCGGGGCTATCTCCAACAATCGGTATGGCATCTTCATCTTTGACTAGATTAATAATAGCTTCTATTATAGCTGGGTGAGTTGTAACGGACTCTTCAGGCTTTTTTGCAAGAAGCAGGTTGGGTTTAATTAAAACGGTATCATTTTCATTGATAAAATTTGAAATCCCACCTAATTTATTGATGCAATCCCTGACTGAACCATCAGCTTCTTTATATGAAAGGCACTGGTTTATACTTATTGAACTCATGGGATGCCTCTATTCACAGACTCTGTCCTCATCTTCAAGTTCAATATATTCAAATCCTTCTTTCCTGCACCATTCATAGAGTGCTTCAGTGGCCCCTCTTGATAGACGTCCCTGCTTATCTCCATATTTATGTCTTGTGATCCTTCTAAATGCAATTTCCAATTCATCCGGAATACATACTGTTATCGCTCCCATAAAATTCACCATTAAAATTAATATGATTTAAATTATATTTTCCTGGGTATGTTTTTATAAATTCTGTTATTTATAATGAGAAAGAACTAGTGCTCCAAGTTTCAATTTTTTTCTTTTAAAAAATAGTCTGAGTTATAAGTTATAACAATTGGTAATCAGGCATAATTCAGTGTCCAGATGTATTATTAATGAAATGGGGGTAAATGATCATTTCAGTGTATATGTACCGGATTATTTTTGCTTCTTTTTAATGATTTTATTTTTACATGTTATCAAGGATAATTTTATTTCGCCATACTACAGTTTAACGAAGTAAAATCCATTAAATGATAATAATATTAAATGGACAGATAATACTGGATTGAAATCTAAAATATTAAATTATGCCCAATGATTATTTTAAAGGTCATTACTTTTTAATTGGTACAGTAAAATAAAAGGTTGAACCTTTTCCCAATTTTGATTCCACCCAAACTTTACCGCCATGACGGTCAATAATCCTTTTAACAATGGCAAGCCCAATACCTGCCCCTTGGTATTCACCAATTGCATGTAATCGCTTGAAAACCTCAAATATTCTATCTGAATATTCCTCTTCTAGGCCTATTCCATTATCACTTACAGAAAATACATATTCGTTATCTTCTTTTCTTGCTGAAATATGAATTTTAGGTTTTTTTCCTTCCCTTCGGAATTTCAATGCATTACCAATGAGGTTCTCAAATACGCATGTAATCTGGTCAGGATCTGCTATTATTAATGGAAGTTTATCGTGAGTTATTTCGGCGTGACACTCTTCAATTGCTGATTGAAGATTATATAAAGCATTTATGAGTGCTTCTTCACTGCTAAATTTCCTGAATTCTCCTCCCTGTGTTCCAACACGAGAATAATCAAGCAGTCCCTGAATCATTTCTTTCATTCGTTGTGCGCCACTTACCATATACTCCAGAAAATCATCTGCATCTTTATCAAGTCTTCCTTCATAACGCATCTTTAAGAGTCCAGCATAATTACCCATGGTACGAAGCGGTTCTTGAAGATCATGGCTTGTAATATAGGCAAAACTCTGCAGTTCCTCATTAGAATGCTTTAAAATCTCAATTAATTCCTGCATTTCCTTTTCATAACTTAATTTGGTAATTGTAGTTCCGATTTCCCTCCCTATCGACTTTAAAATGCTTTTTTCATTATCATCGATGGAATCTCTTTTATTGCTTGCAAGATTAAAAGAACCAATAATCTTATCTTTAGAATATATGGGAACTGCAACAATTAAACTGTATTTGCTAAGATGATCAACTCCTGATTTAGAAATATCAATTTTATCCATAAATAATGAATTTCCATTAATTAAAACTTTACTGTAGCGTGGGAGGGTAATATCAATATTACCAACTGTACGAACAAAATCTTCAGAAAGGCCTTCAGAGTAAACAATTTTTGCAATCTGCTCTTTTTTATCAATTAAATATATTCCTCCCCCTTGAAAATCCATTAAATCAAAAAATAGATGTAATACTCTTTTAGAAAGGTCTTGTAAGTCTTCAGAGCTATTTGCAGCAGTAATAACTTTACTGTATATATCTAATTGGCTAACATGTTCTTTTAATTGTTTTTCGGCATGTTTACGTTCTGTAATATCCCTGATATTACTTAAGAATACTGTATCTTCCCCATAGCTGCGTTTTAGTGGTGTAACTCCTATTTCAACAGGGATTGATTGATCATGTTTTGTTTTTAAATTAGCTTCAAAAATTGGAATTTCCATGTTTTTCTGCATTTTTTTAATCCGTTCTTCAGTCTGGAACCCTGCTGTTTCAGGATAGAGATCTTCAAGTTTCATTGATAGTAATTCTTCCCTTGAATATCCTGAAAGTTGAATTAATTGTTTGTTTACATCTAGAATTCTTTTATCTTTGGAGAAAACGTTAATAGCATCTCTGGAATTTTCAAAAGTTGACCTGTATCTTTTTTCACTTTCACTTAGCGCCCCATATGCTTCTTCAAGTTCGACTGTACGTTCCTTAACTTTTTTTTCCAGGATATCATATGATTCTTTTAGCTCTATTTCAGCTCTTTTACGCATTAAAGCTTCAACAAAAGCAACAGAAAGAGTTTCAATGTTTTCTGCATCTTTAGTGGTATAATCTTCTTTTTTATTGGCCAGTCCAATCATCCCAATAGTTTCAATGCCTTTTTTGAGGGGCACTCCAAGAAATGAGTTTATTTTCGGATGTTCTTCAGGAAATTCCCTTCTATCTGGGTCGGATTCAGGTTTATTCACGATCTGGCTTTTTTCTTCTTTTATTGTTCTTCCCCAGTAACTGGCAATCTCCATATTGGTTAACATTCTGTTGGCCATATCTGGAGGGATTTTAAATGATTCCAATGCAGAGGGACTAAATGCAAGGGCATCCATACGTCCTTCAGGGTTAATTTCACTTAAAAATCCGAATTCACTGCCAGTTAGCTCTTCTGCAACTTCAAGACACTTACCTGCAACTGCCTCTTCAGTTTCAAGGGTTAATGATCCACGTAAAACCATGTTAATACCGTTTAATAATCTTTCATGCCTCTCAATTTTTTCTTCAGCTTTTTTACGTTCTGTAATGTCACGTGCTGCTGCAAATACTCCAATTACTTCACCGGATTCGTCTTTATATACTGATGCATTGTATAAAACGGGTGTTTTATGCCCATTTTTATGTTTAATCTCTAATGGATAATCTATCACGATTCCTTCACGGAAAACTTGCTGGTAACCTTTTCTGGCTTTTTCAGGCTCTGTAAAGTAATCTGAAAAATCAGTTCCAATTAATTCATCTCTGAAGTAACCAGTAATGGATTCTGTTGACATGTTAACATCGGTTATTTTACCATCAGGACCAATAGTAACCAGAGGATCAACACTGGCCTCAATAAGACCACGATTATATCTATAAGCTTTTTTAAGTTCTTCCTCTGCTTTTTTACGATCTGTAATATCATGAGCAACAACTAATGCTCCAACGGGTTTTCCATTTTCATAGGTGAATGACATGTTCAAAAGTCCATAGCGTATTTGGCCATCTTTTGTCCTTCCAGTATATTCCAGTGAATCATCTATTTCTTCTCCAGCAAGAAATTTATTTACCCTTTTTTCAAAAATTTTTTTGCTCTCATCTACAAGGAGGTCGGAAGGGTTCATTGATAAAAGCTCTTCTCTGGTATAGCCTGTTGTTAAGCTCATTACATCGTTAACACTTATAAATTTAGGGCCACGGAAGTCAATTTCATAGATCATGCTGGGCGCATATTTTATGAGCAGGCGTGATTTTTCTTCAGACTTTTTGAGTTCTTCCGCAATCTGTTTTTGCTCGGTAATGTCTGTGCAAATTACTATTCCTGCAAATAAACCTTCATAGTGGATAAGATCTGCTGAGACATTTAACCATTTCTCCTCACCTGACTTTGTTATAATTTTTAATTCGTAACTTTCTGTTCCTTTTTTGCCCTCCATTCTTTTATTAATACCTTTCTTCGCTATTTCCTTGTAATCTGGATGTATAAAATCCATAAAATCCATGGAAAGTAACTCTTCTCTTGTATATCCTAAAATGGATAGGGCAGCCAAGTTCACATAAAGAAGTCTTTTATCCTTGTAAACAAAGATGGCGGCTGGAGATGCATCTGAAAGTATTCTAAACTTCTCTTCACTCTCCCGCAGCGCTTCTTCTATATGTTTTCTCCTAGTAATATCAATGCAAATACCGATCATCCATAGTGGGTTGCCATCTTCATCATATTCAGTTTTACCAATAGCATTAATCCATCGCACCTGGCCATCAGGCCTCACTATCCTGTATTCACTATCCAAGGTTTTATGCTCTTTAATTGATGTTTGAATCCGACTATGGGCTATTTCTTTATCTTCAGGATGTAATATTTTATCCCATGCCTCAAATGAAGCTTTAATTTTTGGTTCAAGTCCAAAGAGTTCAAACATCACTGGCGACCATTCAATATGGCCCGTTTTAATGTTCCAATCCCATATTCCAATTCTCGCAGCTCGAGAGGCTATATTTAAACGTTCATTTAAATAGTATAACTCTATTTCAGTTTCTTTAATATCGGTAATATCAAAAAGCTGTACTACAAAGCCCTTAAATTCTCCTTTTTCATCTTTTATAGGTCTTGAAGTAGTCGATGTCCACCATTCATCTCCATTTTTCTTAATTGATCTGTATTCTATGCTTTTTGTGCCTTCTCCTCTTGCAAATGCGTTAGTGAATAATTCCTGAAGTCTGGGTATTTCATCTGGATGCACGCGCCACATGTTCTCTTTTATTTCTTCAGGAGTGTAACCGGTCATTTCTTCAGAATTAGGGCTTACATAAACGATTTCACCAACGGCATTTAAAATAACCAGTAAACTTGGAGAAGTATCCACAACACTTCTAAACCATTTTTCGCTCTTTTTTAAGGCCTTTTCAGTTTTTTTAAGCTCAGTAATATCCTGGTTAGTACCATAAATCTTGATGACCCTGCCCGATTCATCTTTAATTACCTCATTTTCGCTTAAAATAATTCGGGGGATGCCATCTTTACCAATAGTATTATAAGTAATGCTAAAATTCTTGCCAGTTTCGATACTCTTCTTTACAGCATCTTTGACTTTATCACGATCTTCACTCACAATGAAACTCAAAAATAATTCATATGAGGGTTTTTCTTCTCCAGGAGTCATTCCTAAGAGGCGGTATGATTCATCAGACCATTTAACCTCACCTGTTATCAGATCCCAGTTATAGCTTCCAATATGGGCAATATGCTGAGCTCTGGACAGTTCTGCCTCACTCTCACGAAGTGCTATTTGGGCTTTTTTACGATCTGTAATATCTTCAGCGGTTACTGCTATCTTTGAAACTTCTCCTCTTTCATTTAAAACAGGATGCAAATAACTTTTTATATATAATCCATCCCTTCTGTCCACATAAGTTACTGGTTCACATGTCTTTATAGCTTGCTCTACCACTGCTTTTCTTTTTTTAGAAATCTCTTTCGGCAGTAAATCGTATATATTCAAGCCAATAATCTCATCTGTGTCCTTACCAAATCTATTTGCTAAAACTTCATTAGCTACTATAATATTACCTTGTGGATCTATGAGGAACGCACCTTCAGGGAAAGCCTCTAATATTGTTTTAAAGTTATTTTCATTTTCATGCAGCCTTTCTTCCATCTGCTTTCGTCCTGTAATATCATTAAAAATAACGATAAAATAATCCTTTTTTGGACTGTAAACTGAAACTTCAAACCATATATTCAGCTGGGGAGAGTATCCTTCTAATTTAGCAGGTTTTTCTTTGATTGCAACCTCTCCATAAAGTTTAAGCCATTGGGGGCTGAAATCTTTAAAATCAGGAAATAACTGACTTGCCTTTTTTCCTGCTGCCTGCCCTTTTTTTATTTTTAAGATTTTCTCGAAGGTACTGTTTATCAGAATAAAAATATAGTCAACTGCTTCGCCATTTTCATTTAGAATAATCTTACAAAGGGCAAATCCTTCATCGGTACTATCTAAAAGGTTTTCAAAAATTTGAAGTTTATTGATTAACTCATCTTCTGATATTTTCTCTTTGATCTTATTCTCTCTTTTTTCAAGCCCTTTATGCCTTTTAACCATTATAGATCCCTCTTAGAGGAAGAGGATAGATTTTTAATCATTTTAATAACTAATTAATATTATTATATCAAACCCATTTATTATTTATGTTTTGATTTTTATTGAATTTAAAGCATGATCTTAGTTAAAATTATAACAACCATATAAAATAGGCTCTATTTAAACAAACCAGTAAAAGTAATGGAAATGAGACAGTTTTACCATATACATGGGTTAAATTAATAAAAAAGAATTGTTTAACTAAATTAATATCTAGTTATCTTTAAAATTTCTGGTAATATCTTCAATTATAAGCCCTGAAAAGTCTTTTAGTGTGCGTCCATCAAATTTCATGGGTATAATGGAGCAGGCCTTACAGCTTGGCTTATACTGGGTCTTAAATCCAGTATTATGGTTTTTAGAGACACTTTCTGTCGTGGAATCATCCTTTATGCTGATTTCCCAGTACCATTCATATTCATCGCCCGCTGATTCCAATCCAATTTCAAGTACTATCATTTTCCATTTTTCTGATTGCTCATCCCAGATGGTTCCAATGATGATTCTGCCCATAACAGGGATCTGTGGATTACTTGTTTCAATAAAATCAAAATTCTTTAATGCGGTTTCAATCTCACTTAATGGTTCCAGTGTAACATTCATACATGATAATCCATGTTCTTCCTATAAAAAATATATGATTCAAGTATATCATGTGGAATTATAAATCTTCCATTAATCGTTTCAGTTTATTTATAACAGTTTTTGCTCTTTAGTGCGAAACTAGACGGTTTAGAAATTTGGAATTAAAAACTCAGCTACACCATACCCTTCTTTACCTTCCCAGTTATATAGGGAAAGAGTTTCTATGAGGTTCATCTTTTCATCAACCGGAATCATCCCAAATCTAATTACCTCGCCAGAAACTGAATATTCAGACCCTTTTTTATCAAATAATATCATCTGGAACTTAGAAGGGATTCCATTGCTAAATTCAACATCTATATCTGATTTTACAAGTGGTTCATTAACTGAGCCTGTGTAAAAGTATCCAGCATCAATATCTCCTTCATCAACAGAAAGTTTGGTTACATTAAAAGCTTCATCTTCTGAAAATTCAGAATTGATCCACATCCACATCTTGGGAGATCCCCATTCCCTCACACCACGGCTTAAATCTCTCTCACCAAGTGCTTCAATTTCAAACACTTCTCCATCAACTTCAATGTTTCCAATGGCTCTTCCAAACTGTTCATAATGTTCAGAAGCAACATTAGATGACATTTCAGCCTGTTTTTGATTGACACAATCAACATAATCCATAACTGGATTTAAAGCCTGCCATGTAACTTCCATCTTGACATTAAATTCTGTTTTAGATATTGGATTAAAAATTGAACCATCATATTTAAGTTTCCATTTATCTGATTCGATTTCCTCATAATTTAGGCCTGCAATACTCCATGGATTCTCATCACAGGGGGTTTCCAGTTTAATTCCTGCTATTATCTTTGGAGACATTAAATAGAAGAACACTGATTTTTCGTTTTTGTTGACCTTGTTTCCTATGCGCATAAAAGCGGTTAACTCATTATTTTTATCATGAAAATTAAAATAATAGCTTTCATTCCATTCTTCATGCTTTTTTACATCCATAAAATCACTTTATCCTTTTTTTATATACAACTCCTTTATTACCGTCTATAACTAACTCTTCACCTGTTCTAAATAGTTTAGTTGCGCCTTTAACGGCAGTTACAGCAGGTATTCTGTATTCGCGGGAAATTACAGCCCCATGGGATAATATTCCCCCGGTTTCAGTGATAAGGCCCCCAACTTTTGAAAATACTGATGTCCAGGCAGGATCTGTGTTACTGGTAATAAGAATTTCATTATCTTCAAGCTCTGATAATTCCTCAATAGATTCAACAACCCTTGCCACACCATTAAATACTCCAGGACTTGCAGCTGCACCATAAACTGCATTCTGGTTATATTCCATAACAGTATCATCAAATTCAATCCCATTTTTTATGAATTTTGGTGGAAGGGATGATTTATACCTGTAGAATTCCTTCTTTCTTTTTGAAATCATATTACTTATATCGAAACTTTCATCTAATTCTTTATTGAAAATTTCAAATAATTCAGCTTCATAGAGGAAGAAAACATCCTCCACTTCATTAATAACTTTTCTGGTTACCAGTCTTCTTCCCATCTCAAGGAGCATTAATCTCTGGCGGAAAAGAAGGTGATCCAGGTAGAATCTCTGGTTTTCCCTGAAAGTTAGGTAGGTCTGAGCCAGATTAAGCACAATGGAAAAGATTTTTGCCTTGAAGAACCCGCCTTTTTGTTTTTTTATTTCCTTCAAAACTTCTTTTTCTGTTTTAAATCTATTGTAACGGCTTTCTGACTCTTTTTTTCTTAAATCCAGATCAGAAGAAGATAATAATTTAATCACTTCCAAGACATAGGCTTTATCTTCTCTCCAGCGCGGATATAGAATTTCGCGGGTGTTTGATCTGTGCCCATAATCCTTAATGAATTTTTTAAACTCTTTTTTAAATTTTTTATTGGAAGAAATTAATTCATTAATCTCTAATTCATCCTGGGAACTTAAATCTGCTGAATTTATTTTTGCAAGCAGTTTACTATCTTTCCTTAATATTTTGGCCAGATCAGAAAATCTGATGTTCATCGCGACTGTTTTATTGTCATCTAAACCTGAAATTAAGCCAGCATAGAGGGATCCGTCATTATCATCCAGCCAATCAAGGAGCCAGTTTTTAATCATCAGATTGGTGGCTATTGAATGGGAAACCATACCGTATCTAATTAATTGGTAGTGTTTAATGCCTGATTTTTCAATATCCCTGTAAAGCGATAGGAGTTCTGCGTTACTTAGTTTATCCAGGTCTTTTTTGTCGAAGTATTTACATTTTTTCATGAATCCCTTTGCCCATTTTCTATAGGCCTTATCTGTCTTGTGCATCATCCCATCAGGGTCTCTGATAGCCACTAAAATCTGTGAAAGCAAGGTTTTATGTAATATGGAAGGATACTTTGATATTCTCTCCTGATCCTTTAATGGAAAATAGTTTAATAGCTCTTTAGACCTTGCAAATTTAGGGTAATATGAGAAAGCCTTCTCTAATACCCAACTATTAAAGTAAACCCTTGATTTATGGAGTTTTAATAGTTTAGAATCTGTAATTTCCCTGTATCCCATTATACGGGCGCCTTCATGGTTCACATAATCTGTGAGCATTTTACCCATAACATCAAAAAAGAGCGGTGTTGTTGCATCAGCCCAGTACTCATCCCCATACGCCCGGGTCCATAAAATATCATCATTATCATCTTTGAGGGTGGTTACGGGGCGTGACTGGAG includes:
- a CDS encoding ABC transporter permease, translated to MAELEGIYTIWLRETKRYIRYKSRIVTSVVTPLLWLIIFGTGLGAAVRFGGMHGGYQQFIFPGIIGQTILFTSVFSGVSVIIDRQYGFLKEILVAPIMRSSVVMGKALGISTASLIQGVILLLLSFIVGIQMTIPCFLLSTVIIVLTSLGLAGLGLMIASFTDSMEGFNLILSFIVLPMFLLSGALFPITGLPEWLQFAVYLNPLTYGVDALRFTILKSSVLPLYINFIVLIGFSAATVLTSAYLFSKREQGLM
- a CDS encoding DUF362 domain-containing protein; protein product: MSSISINQCLSYKEADGSVRDCINKLGGISNFINENDTVLIKPNLLLAKKPEESVTTHPAIIEAIINLVKDEDAIPIVGDSPGWPVDDLKRYWETSGILEVCSRLDTEIVNFESAGVYRKILNGNHYYIAKPVLDADFVINVPKIKTHSLTMFTCAVKNMYGTVPGLKKIEYHKESPIPADFAGLVVDIFSLSKPGLNIVDGVIAMDGSGPSAGNPKELNMVLASDDGVALDSYITYILGKDPLKVPTTKIAYEKGIGEADINKIEILGYHPEVRTDFKWPPNLASSLNLLPSFIARGLMKFYWARPSINSDTCTNCKTCAKSCPVGALKARANIPEFNYDECIKCMCCMEMCPEKAVKIEKSLINRLFSRSN
- a CDS encoding ATP-binding cassette domain-containing protein, giving the protein MENIIETYDITKKFDDFTAVESVNLEVERNSVYGVLGPNGAGKTTLISMLCTILHPTSGTASVNGYDIVKHPKEVRGSIGIVFQSRALDDILTGREHLEMHAALYGVPHDVRSKRIDEILELIDLGEKADEYTKTYSGGMKRRLEIGRGLIHYPKVLFLDEPTLGLDPQTREKIWEYIEDLNKREDVTVLLTTHYMDEADKLCDKIAIFNQGKIVTTDSPKNLKRQLKADTITLTVDDMDKFCRKAEDLDFIKDIFVVDNEIKLMVERGENLITKVVDFAGENGIEVKSVELDHPNLEDVFIKYTGSSMKGGM